A window of uncultured Gellertiella sp. genomic DNA:
TAAAGCCCGAAAGGGCTGCGCAAAAGGTGCAAAGGGATCGCACTCGCCCTATAGTCCGGCAAAGGCCAGGGTAGGCGCGATTCTCGCCGCAAGCCTCGCCAACGGGAGGGGATATCATCCATGGAAACGCTGCTGAATGCCTTCACCACCCTGCTGGTGACGCTCGATCCGCCGGGCATGGCACCGATTTTCCTCGGACTGACTGTCGGCATGACCCGCGACCAGCGCAAGCAGGTGGCGCTGCGCGGCAGCACCATCGCCTTCTGCATTCTCGCCGTCTTTGCCCTGTTCGGGGCCAAGGTGCTGGGCACGCTGGGCATTTCCATCGGTGCCTTCCGGGTGGCGGGCGGCTTGCTGCTGTTCTGGATCGCCTTTGAAATGATTTTCGAAAAGCGCCAGGAGCGCAAGGAAAAGACCTCGGAAGTGGCGATCAGCAAGGATCACATCCACCATGTCGCGGTCTTCCCCCTCGCCCTGCCGCTGATTGCCGGCCCCGGCGCGATTTCCGCCACCATCCTGATTTCGGGCGCGATGTCCGGCACATTCGAGCGCCTGCAGTTCCTCGGGGTGATTGCCGTGTCGATTGGCCTGCTGTTCTGCGTGATGCTGATTGCCGACCGCTTCGCCAAGCTGCTGGGCGTTACCGGACGGGCGATCATGACCCGCCTGCTCGGCGTCATTCTCGCCGCCCTTGCCGCCCAGTTCGTCATCGACGGCGTCAAGTCAGCCTTTCACATGATAGGCTGAGGCGGGACGGACACAGGCCTCGGCGGGAATGGAAATACGCGTCAAGCCGTATGGCGCTGCTGCCGGATCTCGACGCATTGCGGCAGGCTCGACAGCACCCGCTCGGGCGATGCCGGATATTTCACCAGAAGTTCCGCCGGGCGGATGGGCCGGTCAATCAGATTGCCGCCGCAATTCGGGCAGCGACCGGACAACGGACCGGCAGCGCAGCTCCGGCACCAGGTACATTCGAAGGAACAGATCAGCGCATCGCCACTGTCGGGTGGAAGATCCCGGTCACAGCATTCGCAATTGGGTCTGAGTGCCAGCATGCAGCCATCCCCGGTTCAGCGGCGGGCCTTCAGGATATATTTCCACAGCGTGCTGCCGAAAAACCGGTTGGCAATGACGAAATAGGCGATGATCAACGCAAAAGCGATGAAAGCGGGCAGACCGTTCAACCGAAAGCCGTCGGCGGTCCGGCCGCCGGAG
This region includes:
- a CDS encoding MarC family protein; this encodes MSSMETLLNAFTTLLVTLDPPGMAPIFLGLTVGMTRDQRKQVALRGSTIAFCILAVFALFGAKVLGTLGISIGAFRVAGGLLLFWIAFEMIFEKRQERKEKTSEVAISKDHIHHVAVFPLALPLIAGPGAISATILISGAMSGTFERLQFLGVIAVSIGLLFCVMLIADRFAKLLGVTGRAIMTRLLGVILAALAAQFVIDGVKSAFHMIG
- a CDS encoding DUF1272 domain-containing protein; amino-acid sequence: MLALRPNCECCDRDLPPDSGDALICSFECTWCRSCAAGPLSGRCPNCGGNLIDRPIRPAELLVKYPASPERVLSSLPQCVEIRQQRHTA